From a region of the Mycolicibacterium sp. MU0050 genome:
- a CDS encoding acyl-CoA dehydrogenase family protein → MTDYLSTGNLPDDYAELAKTVRDFAQNVVAPVAAKHDAEHSFPYEVVAGMANMGLFGLPFPEEYGGMGGDYFALCLALEELGKVDQSVAITLEAGVSLGAMPVYRFGTEEQKQAWLPQLTSGQALGAFGLTEAGGGSDAGATKTTARLDDGHWVINGSKQFITNSGTDITKLVTVTAVTGGTPDKPEISSILVPVPTAGFTAEPAYNKVGWNASDTHPLSFDDVRVPEENLLGERGRGYANFLRILDEGRIAIAALSVGAAQGCVDESVKYAKERSAFGQPIANYQAIEFKLARMEARAHAARTAYYDAAALMLAGKPFKKEAAVAKMVASEAAMDNARDATQIHGGYGFMNEYAVARHYRDSKILEIGEGTTEVQLMIIARQMGI, encoded by the coding sequence ATGACTGATTACCTGTCGACCGGCAACCTGCCCGACGACTACGCCGAACTGGCCAAGACCGTGCGCGACTTCGCCCAGAACGTCGTCGCGCCGGTGGCCGCCAAACACGATGCCGAACACAGCTTCCCGTACGAAGTGGTGGCCGGGATGGCCAACATGGGGTTGTTCGGCCTGCCGTTCCCGGAGGAGTACGGGGGCATGGGTGGCGACTACTTCGCGCTGTGCCTGGCGCTGGAGGAACTCGGCAAGGTCGACCAGAGCGTCGCGATCACCCTGGAGGCGGGCGTGTCGCTCGGCGCGATGCCCGTCTACCGGTTCGGCACCGAGGAACAGAAACAGGCCTGGCTGCCGCAGCTGACCAGCGGGCAGGCGCTCGGCGCGTTCGGGCTGACCGAGGCCGGCGGCGGCAGCGACGCCGGCGCCACCAAGACCACCGCGCGTCTCGACGACGGGCACTGGGTGATCAACGGCTCCAAGCAGTTCATCACCAACTCCGGCACCGACATCACCAAGCTGGTCACCGTCACGGCGGTCACCGGCGGCACCCCGGACAAGCCCGAGATCAGCTCGATCCTGGTTCCGGTGCCCACCGCGGGCTTCACCGCCGAACCCGCCTACAACAAGGTCGGCTGGAACGCCTCGGACACCCACCCGCTGAGCTTCGACGACGTTCGGGTGCCCGAGGAGAACCTGCTCGGCGAGCGGGGCCGCGGCTATGCGAACTTCCTGCGCATCCTCGACGAGGGGCGCATCGCGATCGCGGCGCTGTCGGTCGGTGCGGCGCAGGGCTGCGTGGACGAGAGCGTCAAGTACGCCAAGGAACGCTCGGCGTTCGGGCAGCCCATCGCCAACTATCAGGCCATCGAGTTCAAGCTGGCCCGGATGGAGGCGCGCGCTCACGCCGCCCGCACCGCCTACTACGACGCAGCCGCGCTGATGCTCGCGGGCAAGCCGTTCAAGAAGGAGGCCGCGGTGGCCAAGATGGTGGCCAGCGAGGCTGCGATGGACAACGCGCGCGACGCCACGCAGATCCACGGTGGCTACGGATTCATGAACGAGTACGCGGTCGCGCGGCACTACCGCGACAGCAAGATCCTGGAGATCGGCGAGGGGACAACCGAAGTGCAGCTGATGATCATCGCGCGACAGATGGGAATCTGA
- a CDS encoding MaoC family dehydratase, whose protein sequence is MTEPEKVVHQRGLWYEEFEIGVRYVHAPGRTITEADNVLFTTLTMNTQALHLDAAFSDALPPFNQRLVNSMFTLSTLVGLSVTQLTQGTIVGNLGFSDIAFPKPLFHGDTLYAETVVTDKRESKSRPGEGIVTFAHTARNQHGDVVATASRKTMVRKKPQED, encoded by the coding sequence ATGACGGAGCCGGAGAAGGTCGTCCACCAGCGCGGCCTGTGGTACGAGGAGTTCGAGATCGGCGTGCGGTACGTGCACGCGCCCGGCCGGACCATCACCGAGGCCGACAACGTGCTGTTCACCACGCTGACGATGAACACCCAGGCGCTGCACCTCGACGCCGCGTTCTCCGACGCGCTGCCGCCGTTCAACCAGCGCCTGGTGAACTCGATGTTCACGCTGTCGACGCTGGTGGGCCTGTCGGTCACCCAGCTGACCCAGGGCACCATCGTCGGCAACCTCGGCTTCTCCGACATCGCCTTTCCGAAGCCGCTGTTCCACGGCGATACCCTGTACGCCGAGACCGTCGTCACCGACAAGCGGGAGTCCAAGAGTCGACCCGGGGAGGGCATCGTCACCTTCGCCCACACCGCCCGCAACCAGCACGGTGATGTGGTGGCCACGGCCTCGCGAAAGACCATGGTGCGCAAGAAACCTCAGGAGGACTAG
- a CDS encoding CoA ester lyase has product MPLDNAGPAWLFCPADRPERFEKAAAAADIVILDLEDGAGDKAAAREALLSTPLDPRRTVIRINAGDSPEQKLDLEALSRTEYDTVMLPKCESAQQVSALAPLEVVLIVETPLGALKVDETAAADNTVGVMWGAEDLFGFLGGTANRFPDDSYRDVAKYVRSRSLLAAKAFGKQALDSVYIDIKNLDGLRREVDDAVAVGFDIKVAIHPSQVAVIREGYAPSAEQVQWARHVLAAAEQQRGAFAFEGIMVDAPVLRRAERIVQLAP; this is encoded by the coding sequence GTGCCACTCGACAACGCCGGACCCGCCTGGCTGTTCTGCCCGGCCGACCGACCCGAGCGCTTCGAGAAGGCCGCCGCGGCCGCCGACATCGTCATCCTCGACCTCGAGGACGGCGCCGGCGACAAGGCCGCCGCCCGCGAGGCGTTGCTGAGCACGCCGCTGGATCCGCGCCGCACCGTGATCCGGATCAACGCCGGCGACTCGCCGGAACAGAAACTCGATCTCGAGGCGCTGTCCCGCACCGAGTACGACACCGTGATGTTGCCGAAATGCGAGTCCGCGCAGCAGGTGAGCGCGCTGGCTCCGCTGGAGGTCGTGCTGATCGTCGAGACCCCGCTGGGTGCGCTCAAGGTCGACGAGACTGCCGCCGCGGACAACACCGTCGGCGTGATGTGGGGAGCCGAGGACCTCTTCGGTTTCCTGGGCGGCACCGCGAACCGCTTTCCCGACGATTCCTACCGGGACGTCGCCAAGTACGTGCGGTCGCGGTCGCTGCTGGCCGCCAAGGCGTTCGGCAAGCAGGCCCTGGACTCGGTGTACATCGACATCAAGAACCTCGACGGGCTGCGGCGCGAGGTCGACGACGCGGTGGCCGTCGGCTTCGACATCAAGGTGGCAATCCATCCCAGCCAGGTCGCCGTCATCCGGGAGGGCTACGCGCCGTCCGCCGAACAGGTGCAGTGGGCGCGACACGTCCTGGCCGCCGCCGAACAACAGCGCGGTGCTTTCGCTTTCGAGGGCATAATGGTGGATGCGCCAGTGCTAAGGCGAGCAGAGCGAATCGTGCAGCTCGCGCCCTGA